One genomic region from Ornithinimicrobium flavum encodes:
- a CDS encoding GNAT family N-acetyltransferase: MSEVQIVHVPEQDRWEAVEGEGEDRRSVGFLSYEMRGDVIDLQHTVVDRVKRGHGLGGRLVEAGLQHARAEGLRVRPTCPFIPRYIADHPEHCDLVEGAGEREGRG, from the coding sequence ATGAGCGAGGTGCAGATCGTCCACGTCCCGGAGCAGGACCGCTGGGAGGCCGTCGAGGGAGAGGGTGAGGACAGGCGGTCCGTCGGGTTCCTCTCCTACGAGATGCGGGGCGACGTCATCGACCTGCAGCACACCGTCGTGGACCGGGTCAAGCGCGGGCACGGGCTGGGGGGCCGGCTCGTCGAGGCCGGCCTGCAGCACGCCCGGGCCGAGGGCCTGCGCGTGCGGCCGACCTGCCCCTTCATCCCGCGCTACATCGCCGATCACCCTGAGCACTGCGACCTCGTCGAGGGCGCCGGGGAGCGTGAGGGCCGTGGCTGA